The Streptomyces kanamyceticus DNA segment CTGCTCGCTTGGACTCGAGTAGGCGGGTGGTGCGCCCTCGGCGATCTTCTGCCGTTGCAGGGCCAGTTCGGTGTCTCCAGCCTGGCGAACTGACGGACCCCGCCAAAGCGTCAGGCCGAAGACACTCCCGGGATTCAAATAGGCCGGATTCAGCCAAGGTCTCCGCCACCATCCTGCCCACCTCACCGATGGACCTTTGGTATGCAAGGCCGCCTGACCTTGGCCGTTGGTCCGTATGGGCAGATATACGCCAACTCTTGGGAGTTGAGAGAGATCTGAGGCGGAATTATGCAGAACAGCACTCACCGACGCAGATTTGGCGCAGCAGTTGCCACCCTTGTTGCCGCGGCAATCATCGGCACGGGAGTGTCCGGATCGGCGGCCGCCGCCGACCGCACGCAGGAGAACACCTCACAGGCTTCGATATCCGCGGTCATAGCGTCAGGCCCGACCACCGACTCCGGGCTGGCTGACGTGAGCGATGCGGAAGGCGAGGCCGCGGTCCAGCGCGCGTTCGACCTCATCGGCTCCATCCCCGAGTCGCTGATACAGAGGGTCGAAGCAGGCGACCAGGACGCGCTTCGCGAGGTGGGTGAATTTCTGAACCAGCACCCTCAGGCCAAGGTCGCTGTTCAGGCCTTCGGATGGTTCGGATGCGCGACCGGTGTGGCGAAGTTCGCCGCCGAGAACGGGATCGGCGTCGCCAAGGCCTGGAAGCTCGTCAAGAACGGCAAGAAGGTGGCAAAGGCCGTCTGGGCGTACGTAAAGCACGGCAAGTACCCTGGCAGCATCGACGAGGACATCGCGAACCTCATCATCAATTCCACCGGGCTCCCCGCCTTGGCTCACGCATGCCTGTAGGCGCAAGGAGGGAAGGTGCCTCCCATGGAGCAGAACTCGGACCCACAGGCGCAGGACTCGGCTGACGAGCTCGATGCCGCCACCAGCGGGGCCGTCTACACCATCACGTTCCTGCTCATCGCGTACATCCCCGCGACTTTCATCGGTGAACTCTTCGGCAATCGCGGCGTGCCCACGTCCCCCTGGCTGATGGCACCGGTCGTGGGGCTGGCGCTGGCCGTGATGATGCTGGTCGAACCACACCTGCAGAGTCGCTCGTGGTGGTCGCGGGTCGACGACGTGTGGGGCGTCCTCCTGATGGGCCTGAGCGTCGTGGTTCCGATCGTCGTCGCGGTGGTGCGGCCGATGTCCCTGTGGACGTGGCTGCCGCCACTGGTCCCCACGGTGCTGTCCTTCGTACCCCTCGTGTTCGCCTGGTGGTGCGTCAAGCGATGGCACCGGCATCTGCGGAAGCGACAGCGACCCCAACTCGGCCCGTTCAAGCCTGTTCCACAGATCAACGAGACAGAGTCCAAGAGTCCTGAGCGGGACTGACGAGGACCACACACACGAACATCACTGGGACGCCCGTGGTCCACGGGCGTCCCAGTCCGTCACCGCGGAACCCCCTGAGCGGATCCGCAAGCACTGACAAAAGAGCTGAAACATAGGCAGGTGTCACACCGGTCACAGAGTCACGCCCCCTGCTGTTGGCCGCGAACCGCCGTGCCAAGCCGTGACACCCCCTGTTTCAGCAATCCCCCCGCCCCTCCCCGACCGCACTCATAAGATCGTCCAGTCATCTTTAGGAGTGCTGCTGACCTTGGGGGGCCGGTGGGAACGGGCGAGCAGCTCGTCACGATCGCCGCGGTGCTGCTCGGTGCGCTGTCGACGCACCTGACCAACTTCCTCATGGAGCGAAGCCGTCGCAAGCACGAGCTGCTGGTCCGGTGGGACGACAAGAAGGTCGCCGCGTACGAGGGTTACATCGACGCCGTCCGGTCCTGCGTCTTCCTCGCCGTTCATCTCTACGAGATTCGAGAGGGCCTCCGCGAGAGCCAGCAGAGCGAACGCGATGTCCGCGTCGAGATGGCGGAGGCCGGCCACCTCCGGGGGAGGGCCTTCGAGCGTCTCCTCCTCCTTGGAGGCGACGACGTCATGGAGGCCGCACACGAGCTCAACGCCGTGGCACTCAAGATCGACTGGCAGGCAACCGGCAAGCTGCCCGGGGCGCTTGAGGACTGGCGGGATCGCAATCGGGCCGTCTTCCGGGCCATCAACACCTTCCACGACGCCGCGCGCCAGGACCTCGGCGTCAGGGGACGAGTCACAGGCGATCAGCACCAGGAACGTGATCTATTGCTGCCGCCCACTCAACGAGAGGCGTAGCGCGTACTCAGAACCACGCCTTGGGGCCGAAGGCGAGCAGCCCGATCAGCACCCCCGCGCCCAGGCCTGGAAGGAGTGCTCGCCCCTTCGTCGGCTCCGGTGTCGTCATGCCCCGCGGAGTAGCCCCAACCAGGCCGGGTGTAGCTCCCCTTTTGGAAGGGCGGGAGGAACTGAGGCTTGGCTCAATCCGGCCTTCTGGGCTGCTGATCCGATTCACCGCGGATGCGCCATGTACCGCTTGGCTGGTGCCAGATGAGACGAACCCGTCCCGCATCGGGTCTGCGTGCGGTCAACTCGCTCAGGTCGAAGGAGGAGAGGGCTTGAAGCGCCTCGTCGGACACGTCGGACGACAGGTACAGGGTGATGCCTGTATCCGGGTCGTCGACTATGACGAACCGTGCCTCTGTCTGGTTGGAAACGCTGGCTGGGCCGTTGGCACTGCGGTTTCCCCGGGGCCTGAGGGGCAGGCGGCGGATCAGTTGGCGGGCCTGTGCGTATGCGTCCTCGGCCGCTTTGGAGACCAGTGTCTGAATGAAGGGGAGCACGGCCGTGGTCACCAGGGCCGTGAGTACGACTTGCTCGCTGACGTGGTACGGAGGATGGACTCCGCCGGCGTCGGATTCTCGGAGCAGACGGGTTTTGATCTCTCTGGCGTGCCGACGCCACTGTTCTGCCTCGTCGTCGCGTCCTTGGTCCGTGAGGAATCGAGCGAGCTTCTCCCCGGCCTGAACCGCTGTCCATTCCCGGGCGCTTGCAGCGGCGCTCCGGAACCAGTGCTCTGCCTCTTCGAGCTGCCCC contains these protein-coding regions:
- a CDS encoding SEL1-like repeat protein, which codes for MQDFHLGHLLVAAEDGDLRAMVLLAGHLHQSDQAEQAEPWARAAAEMGDPEGMVCLSRICITMALGGAYCVDLAKLAELRRDPEFVKQSTRWSDEARCWKVKAAEAGQEDAIAALSRSAESPEERERWLRHGASAGHRHLRSELLRLLREQRRFEEAEPWQRAEAEDGNGDEQLRLARRLIEQGQLEEAEHWFRSAAASAREWTAVQAGEKLARFLTDQGRDDEAEQWRRHAREIKTRLLRESDAGGVHPPYHVSEQVVLTALVTTAVLPFIQTLVSKAAEDAYAQARQLIRRLPLRPRGNRSANGPASVSNQTEARFVIVDDPDTGITLYLSSDVSDEALQALSSFDLSELTARRPDAGRVRLIWHQPSGTWRIRGESDQQPRRPD